In the genome of Thermoanaerobaculia bacterium, the window TCGGACGTCGCGACTCTGATCCGCTGGTCGTAGACCGTGTAGGGGCCGCCGGGCGAGTTGGGCAGGGGAAACTCACCCGTCGAAGCATCGACTTCAGATCGCCTCCCCAGTGGTCGGCTGGAGTTGAGTGAGGCTTGATAGGGATCGGTGCAGCCGACTCCGAGCTGGTCGCCTCCCTCGGGCGGCTGAGTGCAGGTTTGCCCACCGGCGCCCGTGCAGCCGGGGGTCGTCGAGTTGGTCGACACGAAACCGTGCTTCAGCCAGCTCATGCCGACCTGTTCGAAGCGTCCACTCTTCAATCGGTAGAGGTTCTGTGCGATCACGGGGTGATCGGTCGGCGTGGCGCCGGCCGCGCACCCGTTGTTGTTCTGGTCGCACCAGTTGAGCGGTGTCGAGCCGCGGTTGCACGAGCGGGTACCCACCGCGTAGGAGGCATAGCCGTCAGCGCTGCCGTAGCTGCCGAGGTCGGTGAAGTCGAACACCGTCACGTCGGGATTGGTCGCTTCCGGACTCGCCTCCTGCGCGCGGAGGGCGCCGGGCGAGAACAGGACGATGGTGAGCAGCAGGACCTGGGCGGCGAGGTGAATGACGGCGCGGCTGCGGCTGCAAGCGGTCGATGGCATCTGGAGATCCTCGGTCAATGGGTTCGGTTCTCGCTGACCATCGCCGCGACGAGGGCGCTCGCCTGCGGGTGGCCGGGTTCTATCTCAAGGGCGGCTGCGAGCTCTGTCCGGGCCGCCTCGTCTCTGCCCATTGCGATCCAGGTTTGCGCCAGGAGGATGTGCAGTCCGGCGTCCCGGGGAGACGCGGCGATCGCCTCGCGGTAGAGCGCCGCAGCCTCCTCGAGCCGCCCGGTTGCAGCCAGCATTCCGGCGAGGTTCTCGCGCGCTTCGCGATGCCCGGGCTCGAAAGAGAGCACCTGGCGAAAGCGCTCGATGGCGCGCTCGGGTTCTCCTTGCATGGCGTGAATAATCCCCCAATTATAGGCGAGCTCCACCGCCGAGGGGTGGTGAACCAATCCACGCTCGAAGAAGCTCGCTGCGGCGGGCAGGGCCGGCGGGGCGCCGCTTCTCGCCAGGAGGATGCCGGCACCCGCGTAGGCTTCGTAACGTCGTGGATCGAGCGCCACGGCGCGCTCTCCGGCGAGTGTCAGCCCGGCGAGATCGCCCCGCCCCGCGGCGTCCTTCGCCGTGAGCAGCAGCATCTCGTAGGCCGCATCGTGGCGGGCGATGGCGCGCGAGCTCGCGGCGCGAAAGCCGGGGAAATCGCCGCTGATCCAGGCGGTCCAGGCCCGACTGCTGTCGAGGCCCAGCCAGGAGAAGAGTCCCCAGCGCTCGAGTCGTTCCAGGTGTCGGGCGGCAGCGGCAGCGGCGGCGCGCTCCCCGGCGTTCGGCGAGGCGGGTTCGGCAGCGATCTGGAGCATCTGCTGCTGCAGGCGCGCGGTTTTCTGAAGTGCCCGGCGACCTTGCACCGCCTCCGCCTTCAGCCAGCCGCTGTGAATCCAGAACAGCCCCAACAGAATCAGGCCGGCCGCGGCCCACCGGCCCCCGGGCAGCAGGCGGCCGTCGCGCTTCAGGGCGCGGTGCCGGAAGGCGAGGTTGCGGCGGGCCACGAGCCGCATCGCCAGCAGGGCGAGAAAGGCGAGCACCCCGGCGAGCCCCAGCGACATCAGGAATGGAATCTGGCCGTACAGTCCGCGGAAGGTCGCGAAAGCGACCACGTAGGCGACTCCGAGGACGAGCTCCTCGCGCAGGGTGAGGGGGTAGGCGCGCTTCGCGAGGTCGGGGCCGGGAGCGGCGAGGGCGTAGGCAGGGATGGGCTGGGCGAAGAGCGAGACCTTTCCGAAGCCGAAGCTGAGGGCGTCGTTGGGACAGACGCTCACGCAATCGCCGCACTTCATGCAGCCGCTGTCGACGACCATGCCGAACTTCGCAACCTCTTCGTGAACGCGGACATTCGACGTGCAGACCGCCGTGCAGTGCCCGGAGCCCTCGCAGTCTTCGTTCACCCGGACGCGCAGCGGCGCGATCCTGTCGGCGACGGCGAAGGCGGCGCCGTAAGGGCAGGCATAGGTGCAGAAGCCCTTGGCGCCGAGGAAGTAGATCGTGGCGAAGCCGCAGACGAGAAGGGTGAGGATCCCGACGACCCAGCCCGGGAAGGTCTCCCAGAAGGCGCCGGTGGTGAGCTCCGAGCCCTGCACTCCGAGGCTGTCGCCGAGCCAGAGGCGGTAGGCCGCCGGCCAGAGGAACATGTAGACGAAGGCGAGGTAGGGCACGAAGCCCAGCAGCCGTGAGCGCAGCGGCCGCGGACGGAGTCCGGCCTTCTCGAGCAGCCAGCGCGAGAGGTCCTGGAGAGCGACGAGATGACAGGCCCAGCCGCAGAACCAGCGCCCGAAGAGGGCGGTGAGGAGGATCGCGCCGGCGAAGAAGAGGAAACCGGCGTTGATGATGCCGGCCTTGGAGAACGCCATCGCTTCGGAGGGCTCGACCGGAGTCACGGTGGTGCCGGCGACGAGCCAGTGGGCGATGTGAAGGGCGATCGCCAGGTGGACCGCGACGAGCACCGCCGCCCGCCACTTGAGACTGCGCGAGTGCCGGATCGCAAGTCCTGGGCTCGACGGCAGGACGGGCAGGAGTGGGCCGCGCTTCAGGCTCGGCTCCTCAGCCTGCAAGGAGCCGGCGGTAGAGCTCTTCGTAAGGCTTCACCTGCCGGGCCCAGGAGAAGTCCTTCGCCATGCCGTTCAGCATGAGCTGCTTCCACGCCGGAACGTCGCGATACGCGGTGAGCGCGAAGTCGAGCGCCCAGCGCAGCCCTTCGGGCGTGAAATGGTCGAACGAGAATCCGGTGCCCGTGCGTGTCACCGGATTCCATGGCTCGACGGTGTCGGCGAGCCCGCCGGTGCGGCGCACGATCGGCGGCGTGCCGTAGCGCAGGCTGTACATCTGGTTGAGACCGCAAGGCTCGTAGCGCGACGGCATGAGAAAGATGTCGGCGCCGGCCTCGATCCAGTGCGCGAGCTCTTCGCTGTAGCCGCGGAAGTACCAGACCTTGCCCGGAAAGGTGACCTGGAGCCAGGAGAGAAACGACTCATAGCGCTCTTCGCCGCTGCCCAGCGCGAGGAAGCGCAGGTCGCGGTGGTAGAGGAACTCCGGCAGGGTGTCGAACAGCAGATCGAGTCCCTTCTGCGAGGTCAGACGCGACACCAGGCCGAGAACCGGCGCCTGGCGCGGGAAGGGCATCCCGATCTTCTCGAGCAGGGCGCGCTTGGTCGACTCTTTGCCCTCGAGACGCTCGGCCGAGTACTTGTACGGGATGTACGGGTCGGCCTCCGGGCTCCACTCACCGTAGTCGACACCGTTGACGATGCCGACCAGATGGTCGGCGCGAGCGCGCAGCAGCGGATCGAGGCCGAAGCCGTGCTCCGGCGTCTGGATCTCCCTGGCATAGGTGCGGCTCACCGTGGTGAGGGCGTCGGCGTAGAGCAGCCCGGTCTTCAAGAAACTCACCCTGCCGGCGGTGAGATCCTCGTTGTAGAGCATCTCGGCGTGGCCGGCGAGCCCGAGCTCGTCGAGCACCTGGGAGGAGAAGACCCCCTGATAGCCGAGGTTGTGCAGGGTGAGCACGGTGCGCGTCTTCGCGAACAGGCGATCCCAGGCGTAGATCGTGCGCAGGTAGATCGGTGCCAACGCCGTGTGCCAGTCGTGGACGTGAACGATGTCCGGGGACCAGCCCATGCGCTGGCAGCTCTCGAGCGCGACGCGCGTCAGCAGGGCGTAGCGCAGGTACTCGTCCCATTCGCCGCTGTAGATCGAGTCGTGGTGGTAGAGCGCCGGACAGTGGACGAAGTAGGCGTCGACTTCGCTCGCGGGCAGACGGGTGGTGAAGACGGAGTAGGTGAACTTGCGCGGTCCCAGGTGGATCTCGACGTCGCGCAGGAAATCGACCGCGACGAACGGAAAGTCGAGCTTCGCGACGCGGGCGTAGAACGGCAGGAAGACCCGGACGTCGTGGCCCTCTCTGCCGAGGGCGCGCGACAGTCCGGCCGCGACATCGCCGAGGCCTCCGGTCTTGGCGAACGGCGTGACTTCGGCAGCGATCTGGCAGATCCGCAGTGGCATGGGTGGCAGGCTTTCCTCTCCTCGCGGGTTCGCGGTCGTTGGCGCCGGTGTCACGAGGCGGTTCAGATGACCGTACCGGGAGGCAGCTCGGCGTTCTTCGGCACGACGATGATGCCGCCGCGAATCGAGTAGTTCGGCGTCTCCGCCTCTTCGATCTTCTGCTCGTTCAGGAGCTTGCAGCCGTCGCCGATGCGGGCGTTGAAGTCGATGATGGCGTTGCGGATCGTGCAGTCGCGACCGATACCCGTCTTGACGGCGTGGTGGGCCGCCTCGGCCAACGGTTCGAAGCGGTTGGCGCCCATGATGATCGACCGGTCGATCGTCGTGCCTGTTTGCACGATGGCGCGGATGCCGACGATCGAGTCGGAGATCTTGGCACCGGTGATGATCGACCCTTCGCAGAGCACCGAGCGGGTCACCGAGCAGCCGTTGATCTTGGTGCCCGGGAGGAATCGGGCGTGGGTGTAGATCGGGTAGTTCGGGTTGTAGAGATTCAGTGACGGCAACGGAACGGTGAGGTCGAGGTTCGCCTGATGGAAGCTCGGGATCGTCCCGATGTCCGTCCAGTATCCGTCATAGGGGAAGGCGAAGACGCGGATGCGACCGAGCGAGGCCGGGATGACCTCCTTGCCGAAGTCGGTATAAGGGCTCCCGACCAGCACCTCGCGCAGCACCTCGGGCCGGAAGACGTAGATCCCCATGCTGGCGAGAAGGGTGCCCGGCGCCGCTTCGAAGCCGAGCGCATCGCGGGTGGATTCGTCGAGTGCCAGGGCGTCCAGGGCCTCCTCGGAGGTCGGCTTTTCGACGAACTCGACGACCCGGCCGGTGCGGTCGAGGCGGAGGATGCCGAAGCCCTTGGCCTCCTCTCGCGTCACCGGCTTGACGGCGATCGTCAGGTCGGCCTGGTTGGCGCGGTGCGCGAGGACGAACTCGCGCATCTCCATGAGGTAGAGCTGGTCGCCCGAGAGGATCAGAACTTCGGTCGGGTCGTTGTCGTCGATCAGCCGGGTGAGGTTCTGGCGCACGGCGTCGGCCGTGCCCTGGTACCAGGAGCGGTTGGTCATGTTCTGCTCGGCGGCGAGCAGGTTCACGAAGCCGCCGCGAAAGGCGTCGAAGCGGTAGCTCTGGGCGATGTGCCGGTGGAGGCTCTCGCTGTTGAACTGGGTGAGGACGTAGACCTTGTCGATGCCGGCGTGCAGACTGTTCGAGATCGGAATGTCGATCAGGCGGAACTTGCCGCCCACCGGGACCGCCGGCTTGGCGCGATCCCGCGTCAGCGGCGCGAGCCGCGCTCCCTGCCCACCGCCGAGAATCGCCGTCACCACCCGTTTCATCGTCCGCCCTCCGCGCCTGCGAGCCCGGCTGCCCGGTGTCGGCGCCATTCTAATCCCACCGCCGGGCCATCCTGGCGCAGGATTCGCACTTCCGGGGGTTTTCACGGATACCGGTGCCGTGGCGACCTCCATAGAATGAGCGGTGGAGGCGTCCATCGCACCCGCGCGTCGGGGGCCTCGGTGGCATGCAGCGTGCTTCGGTGATCCAGGGGACGAGGCGCGGTCGAGGGGCAGGCCCATGGCGGCCGTGGCCGCGTCGCGCCGCGAGAACAGGCATTCCGGGGGTTTCATGAAGAGGGTCTTGCTGGTTGGCGTAGCGGTTGCTCTCGCCGGGCTCGGCGTCTGGTACTTCCTGCGGGGAGGTTCGAACGGCGGCGAGGTGGGCAAGTACAAGAGCGTGATCGTCGATCGCGGCGACGTGGCGATGACGGTGACGGCAACGGGAACGATTTCGGCGGTCACCACCGTCCAGGTCGGCAGCCAGGTCTCGGGCATCATCGCTGCGCTCTACGCCGATTTCAACACTCCGGTAGCCAAGGGACAGCTGGTCGCCGAGCTCGATCCGACCTCCTTCGAGGCCGCGGTCGAACAGCGCCGCGCCGACGTCGCGCAGTCGGAAGTCCGGCTGCGCAACGCCCGCACCCAGCTGCTGCGCCAGGAGCAGCTGCTCGCCAAGCAGCTGGTGGCGCAGGCCGACTACGATCTGGCGAAGGCCGACTTCGACGCCCTCGAGGCGCAGATCAGCCAGGTCGAGGCGGCGCTCCTTCAGGCCCGGACCAATCTCGGCTACACCAGGATCCTCTCGCCCATCGACGGCGTGGTGGTCGACCGCCAGTACGACATCGGCCAGACGGTCGCCGCGTCGTTCCAGGCGCCGACCTTGTTCACGATCGCCCAGGACCTCACCAAGATGCAGGTCCAGGCGGATGTCGACCAGTCGGACATCGGCCGCATCCGGGTCGGGCAGGGGGCCCGGTTCACCGTCGACGCCTATCCGGAGGAGGAGTTCGTCGGCGCCATCACCCAGGTGCGGCTGAACGCCACCGTCAATCAGAACGTCGTGACGTATCCGGTGATCGTCGGAGTCGAAAACGCGGAGCAGAAGCTCCGCCCCAAGATGACGGCGGACCTCTCGGTCGAGGTCGACCGGGTGCGCGACGTCCTGCGGATCCCAAACGCCGCGCTGCGCTTCCGGCCGGCCGAAGAGGCTTCTGCCAGAGCTCGCGGCGGATCGGTCGAGGGCGGGACGGCCAGAGGCGCGACTGCCGGGAGCGCCGGGGCGAGGCCCGGTGGCACCGCGACGCCCGGCGCGGCTGGGCCCGCCGGCGGCTTCGCCGGCGCGGCGGACGGTCTCGCGGCAGGTCGGCAGCGATCCGCCGGCGGGAAGACGGAAAAGGGCTGGCAGACCGTCTACAGGCTGGGCGCCGACGGCAAGCTCTCGCCAGTCGAGGTGCGCACGGGGCTCTCCGACGGCAAGTTCTCGGAGCTCCTCGAGGGCGGGATCTCGGCGGGCGACACTGTCGTCGTCGGGCTCGCGACGAGCAAGGCCAACCCCTCCTCGGGATCGAGCCCGCTCGGCTCGGGCGGGCGGCGTTTCTGACCATGGCGACCGAGGCCGGCCGGAATCGGCGCCCGAGTGCCCTCGTCGAGCTCGCCGACATCGTCAAGGTCTACACTCTGGGCGAAGTCGAGGTGCGAGCGCTCGACGGCGTCAGCCTGACGATCGCGCCCGGCGAGTTCGTGGCGGTGATGGGGCCTTCGGGTTCCGGCAAGTCGACGCTCATGAATATCGTCGGCTGCCTCGACCGGCCGACCTCAGGGCGCTACGTTCTCGATGGGATCGACGCCTCGGGTCTCGACAAGAACGAGCGCGCCGAGATCCGCAACGCCAAGATCGGCTTCGTCTTCCAGAACTTCAATCTGCTCGCGCGCACCACTGCGGTCGAGAACGTCGAGCTGCCGCTGCTCTACAGCGATCGCCTGAGTACCGCGAGCGAGCGCCGTGAGCGGGCGATGGCGGTGCTCGCCCGCGTCGGACTCCAGGGCCGGGAGCACCACCGGCCGTCGCAGCTTTCGGGCGGTCAGCAGCAGCGCGTCGCCATTGCCCGCGCGCTGGTGACCGACCCGGCGATCCTGCTCGCCGACGAGCCGACCGGCAACCTAGACTCGCGGGTCTCTGAGGAGATCATGGCGATCCTGCAGGAGCTCAACGCGCAGGGTAGGACGGTGATCGCGATCACCCACGAGCACGACATCGCGCAGTTCGCCGGCCGCGTGGTGGCGTTCCGCGACGGCCGGATCGTCTCCGATCAGCCGGTCGAGGACCGCCGGATCGCGCGCCCCACGGTCGGCGTCCGCAGCCAGGAGAGTGCCGCATGAATGTCGGGTGGATGCGGGTCGCGAACATCGTCAAGGTCGGACTGCAGTCGATCGCGCGGAACAAGATGCGCTCGGCCCTCACCATGCTCGGGATCGTGATCGGGGTCGCCTGCGTCATCGCGATGGTCGCCGTGGCTTCTGGCGCCTCGAGCTCGATCCAGGCGCAGATCGACGCTCTGGGCACGAACTTCCTGATGATCTTCCCCGGCACAACGACGAGCTCGGGGGCACGGATGTTCTCCGGCTCGTCGAACCTCTCGGTCGAAGACGCCGCGGCGATCCGCTCCGAGTGCCCTTCGGTGGCCTATGTCTCGGCCGCCTCGCGGACCTCGGCGCAGGTGGTGGCGGGAGAGCTCAACTGGGCGACCCAGATCCAGGGGGTCGACGTGGACTGGCCGTTCATCCGTTCTTGGAACGTCGCCGAGGGCGACTTCTTCACCGACGCGGATGTGCGAGGGGCGACCAAGGTCGCGGTCCTCGGCCGCACGGTCGCCGACGCGCTCTTCCCCAACGGGCAGGCAGTGGGCGAGACCCTGCGCATCAAGAACGTACCGTTCCGCGTCGTCGGCGTCCTCGAGAGGAAGGGCGGCTCGACGATGGGGCAGGATCAGGACGACGCGATCATCGCCCCCTACACGACGGTGATGAAGCGGCTGGAAGGGCGTTCGCGGGTCGGCATGATCCTCGCGGCGGCGATCTCGCCGGACCGCGTGGGCGACGCGCAGGGCGAGATCGACCTCCTGCTGCGCCAGCGCCACCGCATCGGTCCCGGCCAGGACGCCGACTTCATGATCCGCTCGCAGGAGGAGATGGCCTCGACCGCCGCCGAGAGCTCGAAGACGCTCTCGGTGCTGCTCGGCTCGGTGGCGGCGATCTCGCTGCTGGTCGGAGGCATCGGAATCATGAACATCATGCTGGTCTCGGTCACTGAGCGCACGCGCGAGATCGGCATCCGCATGGCGATCGGCGCCAAGGGGCGCCATGTTCTGGCGCAGTTCCTGCTCGAGGCGGTGGTGCTGTCCGTGGTCGGTGGGCTGATCGGAATCCTGCTCGGCGTCGGAGCCTCGGAGCTCATCGCCCGCTACGCTGGCTGGCCGGTCGAGCTCGGCCCCGGTCCGATCCTCATGGCCTTCGGCTTCGCCGCCCTCATCGGCATCTTCTTCGGCTTCTATCCCGCCCGCCGGGCCGCGGCGCTGGACCCGATCGACGCCCTGCGCTTCGAGTAGCGGCGCCGCGGCCCGAGTCGTCCGATCACCTCCGCGGCGCTGGATCCGATCGAAGCGCTGCGCTTCGAGTAGCGGCGCCGCGGCCCGAGTCGTCCGATCACCTCCGCGGCGCTGGACCCGATCGACGCCCCGCGCTTCGAGTAGGAAAGCCGCGGCCAGGAAGACCCGGACAGCGCCGTGGCGCTCGGTCGTTGGTCAGGGAATTGGGCGTGACTTTCGTGGGTGTCCGCCGGCGGGCGGCGCGCTTACTGTTTCTGCATGCCCAATCCATTTCCCGGAAGCCTCGCCTTCAACTCACCGCTTCGCGCCTGGATGCTCGCCTCCTGGGTGCTGATCGCCGCCACGCCGGCGGTCGCCTTCGATTTCATCGTGACGCGCTACGACGACCCGGTGCCCGACGGTTGTCTGGTCGCCGACTGTTCGATTCGCGAGGCGGTGATCGCGGCCAATGTCGACCTCGCCGCCGACCGGGTGTGGCTCTCCGCCGGCGTGTACCAGGTGAACCTCGCCGGGAGCTTCGAGGACAATGCCGCGACGGGCGACATCGACCTCGTCCAGAACGTCGAGATCGTTGGGGCCGGCGCGACGATGACGTTCATCGACGGCACCGGACTGGGCGAAACCCCGATCGCGACTGCCGGGAACCTGGGCCTCGTGACCGCGATCCGGAATCTCACGGTCCAGAACAGCGCGAGCTCGGGCCTCCTGCTATCGACCGGCACCCATACGGTAGAGGACTGCGGGTTTCGCGACAACGGCTTCGGCAGCACCGGCCCCGGAATTGCCACGACGGTGCAGAGCGTGGTGACGATCCTGCGCACCACCGTCGTCGGTAGCGCCGGCGTGGGTCTGTCGGTGGCGCAGGGGTCGGCGACGGTCGAGAACAGCACCTTCAGCGGCAACGGCAACCAGGAGATCGTGCTCAACTTCGCGGCGGCGTTCAGCTGCACGCACTGCACCGTGCTCGCGAGCGACGCCGATCCGGTGCTGACCGTCATCGGCGCGACCGCGAGCCTCGCGAACTCCATCTTCGCCGGTGCCTGCTCGGCGGTGAGCGGGGGGGCAATCAACTCGCTCGGCGGCAACGTCGAGTCGACCGGGCATACCTGCGGATTCACCCAGGGCAGCGACCAGGACGATGTCACTGCAGGCGCCTTGGCGCTCGGCGCCCTGGACGACAACGGCGGCCCGACCCGTACTCATCTGCCGGGAGCGGCAAGCGCCGCGAACGGCAGCGCCAATGATGCCCTGTGCTTCGTCGACGACCAGCGCGGCGTCGTTCGCGAGACCAACTGCGAATCGGGCGCGGTCGAGCGCACCAACGTCGCCGTCGCGACGCCGATCTTCCACGACGGTTTCCTGCAGGGTGACAGCGAGGCCTGGAGCGCGAGGGTCGAATGAAGAGAGACGGAACCGGCTTCGGCTGGGCTAGAGGATGCGGAGCTCCGGATCGCCGGCGACGACTTCGCCGATCTCCGCGGCGCGGTGGCCGGTCGCACTGAGGGCGGAGAGGATCGGATCGACGCCCGCTTCCGGAACGGCGAGCAGGAGGCCGCCCGAGGTCTGGGGATCGAAGACCAGCGCCTGCTCGGTTTCGCTGCGCTCGCGCATCCACTTCACGTGCGGGGCGAGGTGGCGGCGATTGGCGCCCGTCGCGCCGGTGGTGATGCCTGCCGCGGTGAGGTCGAAGAACCCCGGGTGAGACGGCAGGACCGAGAAGTCGATTTCCAGCACGACCTTCGAGTTGCGCGCGATGTTCCAGGCGTGGCCGGCGAGACCGAAGCCGGTGACGTCGGTGGCGGCGCTGGCGCCGTGCCGGAGCGCCAGGCGCGCGCCTTCGGCGTTCGAGCGCTCCATCTCCACCAGTGCGGGCTCGAGGCCGGCCTCGTCGAGGCGCTCGAACTTGAAGGCGTTCACCAGCGCGCCGCTGCCCAGCGGTTTGGTCAGGATCAGGCGGTCGCCGGGGCGGGCGCCCTGGTTGGTGAAGAGACGATCCGGGTCGCCGTAGCCGACCACCGCGAGTCCGAACTTGAGCTCCTTGTCGCGGATCGAGTGGCCGCCCAGGACCGCGGCGCCTGCCGCGGTGCAGGCAGCCGCGCCGCCGGCGAGGATGCCCGCGAGGACTTCGGGCGGGGCGTCGGCCGGAAAGCAGCAGAGATTGAGCGCGAAGAGCGGCCGCCCGCCCATGGCGTAGACGTCCGAAATGGCGTTGGTCGCGGCGATGCGGCCGAAGCGCTGCGGATCGTCGCAGACCGGCGGAATGAAGTCGGTCGTCGCAATGAGGGCCTGGCCGCGGAAGAGCATCACGCCGGCGTCGTCGAGGGTCTCCGGTCCGACCAGCACGCGTGTTTCGGGATCGGCGAAGGCGACCCGGCCTCCGAGCCCACCCAGATCCGCGATCTCGCCGAGAAGGGTGCGCAGGTCGCCCGGACCGATCTTCGCGGCGCAGCCGCCGGCAGAAGACGTTTGAGTCATTCGGTAAGGAACGGTTGCAGCTTCGGGTGAGTCGGGCATCTGCAGCCTCCCGCCGCGGTCAGCGCCTAGGCGGCGCGCCGGATGTCGGCGACGATCTTCAGGTGGTGACGGGTGTGAAGGCCCAGGAAGCGCAGGCCCTGGAGCGTGGTCAGGCCGCCGAAATAGGGGTGTGGGAAGACCGGTGTCGGATCGGCGAGCACGGCCTCGGGGAGCGGCGTGTCACAGTAGAAACTGCGCAGCCGGGCGGCCCGCTCCGCGAGGTCGTCCACGGTCCGGTCGGCCGGCAAGACGCCCCTGGGCGACTTGCCGACGCCGCGCGGGATCCAGCCCAGAGCGAGCAGCAGATGCCCGGTGAGGTTCATGCCGGAAGACAACCGCGCGGGCGGCTCTTGCGATCCTCCGAAGAAGCGCTGGCCGGCTTCGAGGACCTTCAGGACATGATCCACCTGCTGGCCGATCGACCAGTGCGAGACCGCGTCCACCCGGAGCTCGAGCAGTGCCGGTTCGAAGCGCACCATCCGGGTGATCTCGTCGAGTTGTCCGGCGAGCTGCGCGACCGCGGAGGCAGCTCTGCCGGAGCCCATGGCAGCTACTCCCGGATCCCGGCGAGCTCGAGCATGAAGGCGAATTGGAGGGCCGTGTCCTGCAAGCGCTCGAAGCGCCCCGACTTGCCGCCGTGGCCGGCTTCCATGTTCGTCTTGAGGAGCAGCCAGTTCGTGTCCGTCTTGTGGGCCCGTAGCTTCGCCACCCATTTTGCGGGCTCGTAGTACTGGACCTGGGAGTCCCAGAGGCCGGTGGTGACGAGGAGGTTCGGGTAGTCCTGCGCCTTCACCTGGTCGTAGGGGGAGTACGACAGCATGTACTCGTAGCTCCGCTGGACCCTGGGATCGCCCCACTCGTCGAACTCGTTGCTGGTGAGCGGGATCGACTCGTCCATCATCGTCGTGATGACGTCCACGAACGGCACCGCGGCGATGACACCGCGATAGAGCTCCGGGCGCTGCGTCGCGATGGCGCCCATCAACAGGCCGCCGGCGCTGCCGCCCATCGCGAAGACCCGGTCGCGGGCGGCGTAGCGGCGCGCGACCAGCCCTTCGGTGACGTCGATGAAGTCGAAGAAGGTGTTCTTCTTCCGCAGGAGCTTGCCGTCCTCGTACCAGGAACGACCCATCTCCTGACCCCCGCGGACATGGGCGATCGCGTAGACGAAGCCGCGATCGACCAGCGACAGGACGTCGGAGTCGAAGTAGGGATCGCTCGAGTACCCATAGGAGCCGTAGGCCTCGAGCAGGAGCGGCGCCTTGCCGTCCGCTTCGAACCCCTTGCGGTAGAGGAGCGAGACCGGCACCTGGACGCCGTCGCGGGCGGGCAGGAAGACCCGCGCCGTCACGTACCGCGAGGCATCGAAGTCGCCGAGAACCGCCTTCTGCTTGAGGAGCACGCGCTCGCCGGTAGCGACATCGAGCTCGAAGGTGGACACCGGAGTGCGCAACGAGGTCAGACCGTAGCGCAGCCTGGTCGTTGCCTGCTCGGAGTTGTCGTCCAGCCAGGCGGTCGCGTCGGGTTCGTCGGACTCGACGTAGCGCTCGGCCGAGCCGTCGAGCGGCTGGATGCGCAGGCGGCGAAGGCCCGTCGAGCGCTCGGCGATCGCGACGAAACCGGGGAAGGCTTCGAAATCGTCGATGAAGATGTCGTCCCGGTGGGCGACGAGCTCGGTCCAGGTCGAGCGGTCGGCCGTCGTCGCCCCCGGGGCGACCATCAGGCGGAAGTTCTTCGCCTGCCAGTTGGTGAGGACGATGAAGCGGTCGCCCAGATCCTCGACGGAGTACTCGTGACCGCGTTCGCGCGGCAGGAAGAGGCGAAACGGTTCGCTCGGCCGATCGGCGTCGAGGAGCCTCACCTCGGTCGAGACCGTGCTCTGCGAGAAGATCTCGATGAATCGGCCCGATTTCGACTTGGCGATCTCGGTGTAGAAGGAGTTGTCCTTTTCCTCCC includes:
- a CDS encoding ABC transporter permease, which produces MRVANIVKVGLQSIARNKMRSALTMLGIVIGVACVIAMVAVASGASSSIQAQIDALGTNFLMIFPGTTTSSGARMFSGSSNLSVEDAAAIRSECPSVAYVSAASRTSAQVVAGELNWATQIQGVDVDWPFIRSWNVAEGDFFTDADVRGATKVAVLGRTVADALFPNGQAVGETLRIKNVPFRVVGVLERKGGSTMGQDQDDAIIAPYTTVMKRLEGRSRVGMILAAAISPDRVGDAQGEIDLLLRQRHRIGPGQDADFMIRSQEEMASTAAESSKTLSVLLGSVAAISLLVGGIGIMNIMLVSVTERTREIGIRMAIGAKGRHVLAQFLLEAVVLSVVGGLIGILLGVGASELIARYAGWPVELGPGPILMAFGFAALIGIFFGFYPARRAAALDPIDALRFE
- a CDS encoding right-handed parallel beta-helix repeat-containing protein, giving the protein MPNPFPGSLAFNSPLRAWMLASWVLIAATPAVAFDFIVTRYDDPVPDGCLVADCSIREAVIAANVDLAADRVWLSAGVYQVNLAGSFEDNAATGDIDLVQNVEIVGAGATMTFIDGTGLGETPIATAGNLGLVTAIRNLTVQNSASSGLLLSTGTHTVEDCGFRDNGFGSTGPGIATTVQSVVTILRTTVVGSAGVGLSVAQGSATVENSTFSGNGNQEIVLNFAAAFSCTHCTVLASDADPVLTVIGATASLANSIFAGACSAVSGGAINSLGGNVESTGHTCGFTQGSDQDDVTAGALALGALDDNGGPTRTHLPGAASAANGSANDALCFVDDQRGVVRETNCESGAVERTNVAVATPIFHDGFLQGDSEAWSARVE
- the selD gene encoding selenide, water dikinase SelD, producing MTQTSSAGGCAAKIGPGDLRTLLGEIADLGGLGGRVAFADPETRVLVGPETLDDAGVMLFRGQALIATTDFIPPVCDDPQRFGRIAATNAISDVYAMGGRPLFALNLCCFPADAPPEVLAGILAGGAAACTAAGAAVLGGHSIRDKELKFGLAVVGYGDPDRLFTNQGARPGDRLILTKPLGSGALVNAFKFERLDEAGLEPALVEMERSNAEGARLALRHGASAATDVTGFGLAGHAWNIARNSKVVLEIDFSVLPSHPGFFDLTAAGITTGATGANRRHLAPHVKWMRERSETEQALVFDPQTSGGLLLAVPEAGVDPILSALSATGHRAAEIGEVVAGDPELRIL
- a CDS encoding DinB family protein, with the protein product MGSGRAASAVAQLAGQLDEITRMVRFEPALLELRVDAVSHWSIGQQVDHVLKVLEAGQRFFGGSQEPPARLSSGMNLTGHLLLALGWIPRGVGKSPRGVLPADRTVDDLAERAARLRSFYCDTPLPEAVLADPTPVFPHPYFGGLTTLQGLRFLGLHTRHHLKIVADIRRAA
- a CDS encoding S9 family peptidase → MPATNAPLPPPGSPGAGAGAAPTPPRAAIRPHPFKEHGRERIDNYYWLRDDTRQNPEVLAYLASENAYTEAVLASTGPLRTKLFQELVGRLKADDDTVPYRKDGFWYYRRFETGQEYDRLYRRKGTMTAPEELLLDLPALAAGHDYFSLGSWDVTPDGRLLAWTEDTVSRRQHTLHVRDVSTGERLAEQIGNCSGDVVWANDNRTLFYIEKDPVTLLGFRVRRHRLGSDPQNDPVVWEEKDNSFYTEIAKSKSGRFIEIFSQSTVSTEVRLLDADRPSEPFRLFLPRERGHEYSVEDLGDRFIVLTNWQAKNFRLMVAPGATTADRSTWTELVAHRDDIFIDDFEAFPGFVAIAERSTGLRRLRIQPLDGSAERYVESDEPDATAWLDDNSEQATTRLRYGLTSLRTPVSTFELDVATGERVLLKQKAVLGDFDASRYVTARVFLPARDGVQVPVSLLYRKGFEADGKAPLLLEAYGSYGYSSDPYFDSDVLSLVDRGFVYAIAHVRGGQEMGRSWYEDGKLLRKKNTFFDFIDVTEGLVARRYAARDRVFAMGGSAGGLLMGAIATQRPELYRGVIAAVPFVDVITTMMDESIPLTSNEFDEWGDPRVQRSYEYMLSYSPYDQVKAQDYPNLLVTTGLWDSQVQYYEPAKWVAKLRAHKTDTNWLLLKTNMEAGHGGKSGRFERLQDTALQFAFMLELAGIRE